CGTAGTTGTCCATACCACGAACGCCGAAGTAGAACTGATCTAGCCACACACGACCACGCCAGTAAATGTCTGGACCGTAAGCAGGGTTGTCCATTGATGCCGTACCCAATGGGATCTTCGGTGAGTTGAACTTGCTGGTATCAAGCATGTTTTTCACCACTTTGTCCGCGTGTTCTTGCGTCGCTGCGTTGTTAAACAGTGGAGACCAACCCTCTGGACCCATGCCACGTTTCACCAACATTGGACCCGCACACTGGTTGCTAAGGCCATTTGGTACCACTTCGATGTCGTAGTAGAAGCCCGTTGTGTCGTCGTACATACAACGGTTGATGTACTCTTTGGTGTCAGCGGCTTTCGCTGCGAACTCTGCCGCTTTATCTGCTTTGCCTAGCACTTCTGCAATTTGCGATAGGAACAGGTTGTCTGAGTACCAGTAAGAAGCTTGGTCTACCGATTCTTGCATCAGCGAGTAGCCAGACAACTTGTTCGCGTCGTTGGTGTTCTCGTTGAACTTCACTTCCCAGTCTTTCTTCGCTAGAGCCAGTTTGTCCATGTTCTCTGGCGAATCATCACGGTAAGTCACCACTGAGCCATCTTCACCCATGACCATGTCGTAGGTGTTGTCGAATCCGTTGGTATTGTGTGCGTAACGACCCATTTGGTCGATCACTTTAGCTTCGTCTTGTGTCGGCAGTTCAGACATACCTTGTAGGTTGTCGATGGTGTCGATAAAGCCAAATACACCCGCGTTATCACGACCAGATTCCCAACCCGCAGCTACTTTTGCAGGGATGCTCATCGCGGTGTAATCACCGGACGTTAGCAACTGGTTGTATTTCTCGATGCCAGTCTCTTTGATCCACTTGTCGCCATTCGCTTCGTCTTTGTACTGGAACTTCATGTCGTCTACAGACGCATCTGCTCCCCAAGAACCATCATTCACATCATCTTCAAATACAGTGTGAATTGGGTCTTTTGCTGCACCGTATTCAGGGATGCCGTTTTTGTTTGTATCGCGAGCACGTAGCCACCAATCGTGGAATGCCACCAACTTCGGATACATCTCTTCTAGCCACTGCTTCGCTTCTTCCGGACGGTTATGCTCGTCCTTCAGCGCGGTGTACACTTCCCATACTGCCCATGCAGCTAGAGATGGTTTGGTGTTACGTTCGTTCCAGTTCAAACCGTCTGTCGCCAGTGGGAACACTTTTTTGTATTCCGCAGACATGCCTTCCCAACGTTCTGCCGGTAAGTTGTAAGTGACTACGTCAAGCAAGTAACCTTCGTCCCAAGGGCGAACAGGATCGTCAGACTGAACTTGATATTGGAATACAGTACGAATGTTTTCCATCGCCACATCTGGGTTGAAGTGAGCCATTGCGTACGCTTGTTTCCACGTATCCCACGGCCAAGTCATGTTGCCAGAGAAGTAAGGCGCAGTTACTGATGGTGTTACTGTGTCGTGGTCAATGGCACCTGCTGCACCACGCCAGTTCGCGCTCAGTGTTTCCATCGCTTTTACTGCAACGAATTCATGCTCTTTTGAAGCAGCATCGTTGGTTAGACCGTTTTCTAGGTACTCTTCCCAACGCATTGCTGAATCGTGCATGTAGCCTTTCGGATCGGCCATCACGTCGTCTAACTTCGCAAACTCAGACGCTTGCTCTTCCGTGTTTTGCACGTGCGTGTAAGCCGTGTATAGCGTGATTTCTTCGCCATTACCAAGCTCAGCCGTTTGGACAAAGCCTTTCTTATCATCATCGATGGTAGACGTTTCTGGCTTGATAGAGCGTGTTACTTCAAACTTAGAATCGCCTGAAGTCAGTAAAGACCAAGAGGCGCGAACCGCACCAAAAGACACTTCTACGCCGTTTTCTGTCGCTGCGATTTCACGCGAGTAAGTAGGGTATGCATCTTCAACACTGCGCACTGTGCTGTCGCTGTTTTTGTATAGCTCACCATCGTCAGCGCGGTAATCTTGCATCAACTCACCGTCCCATTCGCCTTGAAGAGCCAGCTTGTTCGGGTTCTTGATGGTGGTTTTAACAAGAGACGTACGGTCGGTAACAAAGCGCATTTCAAGTTCGGCAGTGATGCCGTTATCGCCTGTGTACTCTTGAATCAGCGCGCCTGGCTGCGAGTAAGCGTCTGTTAGCTCAAGCGGCATCGCTTCACCGTCAACCATCAGTGTTAGACGGTCGAAACGTGCAGCCATGAATGACACGTATTCTTCAGTTAGCAACGCTGTACCACCTAGGGTGATTTCACCACCTTGAGTGTCTAGCGTGTGGCCATGCCAAGAACCGTTATCGAACATAGGAATGTAGCGAAGGTGACCACCATGAAGATCGCGCAGTGCCACTGGCACACCTGCACGGTCAATGGTGTTGTGGAATTCAGCCGCTTTCAGTGGCGCTTCCACATTCGAGTCATTATCACTACTGTTGCATCCACTAAGTGTTAGAGCAACCCCGACAGCAATCGCACATAAAGAAGTCTTAAAGTGCATGTTATATCCCTCATTTATTGGCTTTTGGTCCTGATCAGGCGAAAAAAGGTCGAGACGTGCCCTGCCGAGTTTCGATGATGAAGATTCAGCCTTATTTATTTCACTTTTGGATTTGAGAAGAGATCGGTTAATTTGTCTCTTCTTCGTTTGACCTATTTAAATAACAGGTCATTAATTTTGGATAATAGTGGGTCTTTGATGCATTCATTATCAAACACACCCACTTAATATAAATTCTTTATTTTGTGATTAAATAGTCACTATTTTTCATTCGCCATCGAGATGGCTTTTAATAATTCACCGTCAATATTCAGAATCGTATCCGAAAGGAATATCTGATTGCCCGGCGTGTAAGTCATTAAGACGTTTCTCAGTCGCTTACTGCCTTCTCCGCTCTTGTTTTGCACATCAAACTCTATCAGTTTGTTGTACACCTCATTCGCCAGTTTCTCTTCCTGCTCTTCAGTGATAGCAATGCGTCCCATGCAAATCGGTGGTCGCACATCATGGCTAAACACTTCATCTCGAAAGCGCTTAGCAAACAAAGTATCGAGCTTGGAGCCTTCTTCGAAAATAAAGCGACCTTGGTCTTTAAAGCGGTATTGGTCATCACCTTTTAGCTCGATGTAATCCATCATTTCCAATGCGCGGAAATAAAGGGTGATCGAGGTATGGGTCAATTGGTATTTACTCGCAATATCTTGCGGAGACCATTCCTTCCGACGTAATAAATACAAGAAATCAAATAGGTACGGATACTGGTGAAATATTTCACTGTTAATGTCGGTGATAAATTGCTCGTTTTCTTGTTGCAGCTGTTTACCACGCATGGACAATTCGACTAAGTCAGTATCTAAATGAGTGGCATACGAGAGTATTTTGTCCAACCCTAAAGACGTATTGTGTAACTGTCTCTTAATGGTTGATAGAGGAATCCCCATTCCAGCAGAGAGATCGGAATAACAAATCCCTTTCTCTTTAATTTTTTCTCGTAGAGCAGCAAGTAAATACGTTGCAGAATTATTCATCTAACAATGCCTGTTTTAATTTCTTCAGCATCCCTGATGATATATTCAAGAGAATCCTACTCTTGTGATACTGGTTCCAATTATTACCAGCATTCTTTATCAATTAAATCGATTTCAATGATGA
This portion of the Vibrio hyugaensis genome encodes:
- a CDS encoding transcriptional regulator, translated to MNNSATYLLAALREKIKEKGICYSDLSAGMGIPLSTIKRQLHNTSLGLDKILSYATHLDTDLVELSMRGKQLQQENEQFITDINSEIFHQYPYLFDFLYLLRRKEWSPQDIASKYQLTHTSITLYFRALEMMDYIELKGDDQYRFKDQGRFIFEEGSKLDTLFAKRFRDEVFSHDVRPPICMGRIAITEEQEEKLANEVYNKLIEFDVQNKSGEGSKRLRNVLMTYTPGNQIFLSDTILNIDGELLKAISMANEK
- the ygjK gene encoding alpha-glucosidase, translated to MHFKTSLCAIAVGVALTLSGCNSSDNDSNVEAPLKAAEFHNTIDRAGVPVALRDLHGGHLRYIPMFDNGSWHGHTLDTQGGEITLGGTALLTEEYVSFMAARFDRLTLMVDGEAMPLELTDAYSQPGALIQEYTGDNGITAELEMRFVTDRTSLVKTTIKNPNKLALQGEWDGELMQDYRADDGELYKNSDSTVRSVEDAYPTYSREIAATENGVEVSFGAVRASWSLLTSGDSKFEVTRSIKPETSTIDDDKKGFVQTAELGNGEEITLYTAYTHVQNTEEQASEFAKLDDVMADPKGYMHDSAMRWEEYLENGLTNDAASKEHEFVAVKAMETLSANWRGAAGAIDHDTVTPSVTAPYFSGNMTWPWDTWKQAYAMAHFNPDVAMENIRTVFQYQVQSDDPVRPWDEGYLLDVVTYNLPAERWEGMSAEYKKVFPLATDGLNWNERNTKPSLAAWAVWEVYTALKDEHNRPEEAKQWLEEMYPKLVAFHDWWLRARDTNKNGIPEYGAAKDPIHTVFEDDVNDGSWGADASVDDMKFQYKDEANGDKWIKETGIEKYNQLLTSGDYTAMSIPAKVAAGWESGRDNAGVFGFIDTIDNLQGMSELPTQDEAKVIDQMGRYAHNTNGFDNTYDMVMGEDGSVVTYRDDSPENMDKLALAKKDWEVKFNENTNDANKLSGYSLMQESVDQASYWYSDNLFLSQIAEVLGKADKAAEFAAKAADTKEYINRCMYDDTTGFYYDIEVVPNGLSNQCAGPMLVKRGMGPEGWSPLFNNAATQEHADKVVKNMLDTSKFNSPKIPLGTASMDNPAYGPDIYWRGRVWLDQFYFGVRGMDNYGYGVEARQMVDKLFQNAQGLTETTPIQENYNPETGAVQGANNFSWSAAHLYMLYNGFVGK